TCTCCTCCTCCTGGACGCCGGTGAACTCGTAGAGCGTCTCGGCCGCCTCCTCCTCGACGACGCGCAGGAGGTCCTCGGCGTTGATGACGCCCAGGATGGAGCCGTCGACGTCGAGAACAGCCACCGAACCCTCGGGATGCTCTCTGAACACGTCGACGACGTCCGTGTCCGTCGTATCGTACGTGACCGCGGGTGTCTCGCGGACGTGATTACGGAGATCGACCACGTCCCCGTCGCCCATCGCCAGCACCTGTCCGGGGAGTTCGCCCAGAAGCTCCCCACCCTCGGTGATGAAGATGGTCGGGATCCGGCCGGTTTGGGTCTCGAACCGCTGTACCCGCCGCGCAATCGCGTCGACGCCTCTCTCGACGCCGACGGTGACGTAGTCGAGGTGCATCAGGCCGGCGGCGCTCTCGGGGCTGAACCCGAGCAGAAACTCGACCTTCTCCCGACGGTCCTCGTCGAGCCGTTTGAGCACCGCCGAACGTGTCTCTTCGCCCGCGAACCCGAGCACGTCCGCCCCTTCGTCGGGATCGAGCCGTCGGACGAACCCCCGCAGTTGCTCGCGGTCCATATCCTCAACGAGCGACTTCCGGACTGTCTCCGGGAGGTGAAAGAACACCTCCCGTTGGTGGCTCCGGGAGAGCTGTCCGAACTCCGCGGCCGGATTGGGCGAGGCCGCAATGGCCTGTTGAACGTCCGCAGTTTGCTCTTCCATATCCCACATAGTACCACTTCGTCCAAATGGTTGTGGTGGCTGCGTCGCTTCGGCGCATCACCTCCGCTCAGTTTGCCACCTCTCTCGCTTACCGTACGAACTAATCAAGACGTAAGTAATGATATTTGCCCCTTACCAGTATTCAACGATTCCTAACAAATAAGTGCGAAGGTGGTGGTTACTACGCTCGTAGTTTCCCATGAACATTTTCGCGAATCCACACGTGGCACAACTCGGCGGTGCGCACAGTCCGCTAATCGCTTTCCTCGTGGGGCTCATCTCGGTAATCCTGCTGTTGGTGTACTGGGACCTTCCGGCGTTCGTCGGCCTCATCATCGCGACACTCATCGTCGGCATCGTTGCCCCCCAGGTGGCGTTTGCCGAGGTTCCCGCGCGGATCGCCGAAGCGTTCGGCGAGGGGATGGCGGGTATCGGTATCCCCATTCTGATGGCGGCGGTCATCGGCAAGTCGATGATGGCCAGCGGTGCCGCGGAACGCATCGTCAGGGGATT
This genomic stretch from Haloprofundus salilacus harbors:
- a CDS encoding magnesium transporter; protein product: MEEQTADVQQAIAASPNPAAEFGQLSRSHQREVFFHLPETVRKSLVEDMDREQLRGFVRRLDPDEGADVLGFAGEETRSAVLKRLDEDRREKVEFLLGFSPESAAGLMHLDYVTVGVERGVDAIARRVQRFETQTGRIPTIFITEGGELLGELPGQVLAMGDGDVVDLRNHVRETPAVTYDTTDTDVVDVFREHPEGSVAVLDVDGSILGVINAEDLLRVVEEEAAETLYEFTGVQEEESILDGPLSKVRHRYKWLIINLGTAFLAAAAVGIFEDTIAAFTLLAVYMPVVAGMGGNAGTQSMAVTVRGIALGQISLSTGNRAVMNEILAGAANGLITGVLVAVIASVFNQSPLLGLVLGVSMVLNLVIAGFFGTIIPLALDRIGKDPATSATIFITTATDVLGFFIFLGLAQSVL